One segment of Opitutaceae bacterium DNA contains the following:
- a CDS encoding general secretion pathway protein GspK — MHLVKSNGHRHRLGVAAADPHAGRGEGGTVLVIVLVTILFTSVALFAFMEKASNDLLVEVREADARRLRTEAMSAMETVLAVLEDFRRVNSGLRSPAEGWADPLAFAGYDPGPDTTVQVEFEDESGKLSLPTLDSVALIQLFVSWEMPRTDAEKLTDALLGWMRPDYVPASASSPRPEDYEQGDLPYQPPGRAMRSFSELAAIEVARDFFFDESGTPNANFKRFKDAVSLYQYNKPNLNGAAADAMAALGQLDPNQQRRLDDFRRGLGSYERDGPGYFKSAAEAASLLGQQASPDGFGVEIQALRIRITVSRGAARYQLSAVVAPPGGAQLVKPGIVTSTRTGKASAGASKAAPTPTPTPRPARSGRDAGASKKLNYPFTLLEITENVVMSISHAPNTELQHAL; from the coding sequence ATGCACCTGGTAAAATCCAACGGGCATCGCCATCGGCTGGGTGTGGCTGCAGCGGATCCGCATGCCGGGCGCGGTGAAGGCGGAACGGTGCTGGTCATCGTGCTCGTGACGATTCTTTTCACGAGCGTGGCGTTGTTTGCGTTCATGGAGAAGGCGAGCAATGATCTGCTTGTGGAAGTGCGCGAAGCGGACGCGCGCCGCCTGCGGACCGAAGCCATGTCGGCCATGGAAACGGTGCTGGCCGTGCTCGAGGATTTTCGCCGGGTCAACAGTGGCCTGCGCAGTCCGGCCGAGGGCTGGGCTGATCCGCTCGCCTTTGCCGGCTACGATCCCGGGCCGGACACGACAGTGCAGGTGGAGTTTGAGGACGAGAGCGGCAAGCTGTCGCTTCCCACGCTCGATTCCGTGGCGCTGATCCAGCTCTTTGTCTCCTGGGAGATGCCAAGGACCGATGCGGAGAAACTGACCGACGCGCTTCTTGGATGGATGCGCCCAGACTACGTGCCGGCGTCGGCAAGCTCCCCGCGACCCGAGGATTACGAGCAGGGAGATCTGCCCTATCAGCCTCCTGGCCGGGCGATGCGATCGTTTTCCGAACTCGCCGCAATTGAAGTTGCTCGCGATTTCTTCTTCGACGAGTCGGGCACGCCGAACGCCAATTTCAAGCGCTTCAAGGATGCCGTATCGCTTTATCAATACAACAAGCCGAACCTGAACGGCGCGGCTGCCGACGCCATGGCCGCACTCGGGCAGCTTGATCCGAATCAACAGCGGCGCCTGGATGATTTTCGACGGGGGCTGGGTTCCTATGAACGCGATGGCCCGGGCTATTTCAAATCCGCAGCTGAAGCCGCGAGCCTGCTTGGACAGCAGGCGTCACCTGACGGCTTTGGCGTGGAGATACAGGCCCTGCGCATCCGGATAACCGTTTCACGAGGCGCCGCCCGGTACCAGCTTTCAGCAGTCGTGGCGCCGCCTGGCGGCGCTCAGCTCGTCAAGCCCGGCATCGTCACTTCGACACGGACTGGCAAGGCTTCTGCAGGCGCCTCGAAGGCGGCTCCAACCCCGACGCCAACACCCCGGCCAGCGCGCAGTGGCCGTGATGCGGGTGCATCAAAAAAGCTGAACTACCCTTTTACGCTCTTGGAAATCACTGAAAACGTGGTGATGTCCATTTCCCACGCACCCAACACTGAACTCCAGCATGCCCTCTGA
- a CDS encoding DUF3570 domain-containing protein: protein MSHHPARSSFDRILPTMVLLGLCAPRSGRTESFMRYKFQSWQEDAGRIRVDAHYGMVESDLPREVRLKLVGLVDAIAGATPTGQPLQPGATQVPLTQLTDRRKAWSADMSRQFDRTNVALTYAQSRESDYLSKAWAVNSLSDFNQKNTTLLVGFALADDDVTARTLGAPRRKKSRDFIVGVAQLLSARASLTINLTHGVVDGYQSDPYKVIQKNTEVVPGLFLPLTYAENRPTERDKWIGFASMNLAFRNIEGAVEASYRIFHDDWGTTSHTLGLEWFQTVRTGLTVRPMLRLYRQSAADFYRLSLDGSSITPGPSAEGHAPYFSADYRLSEMDTWTAGLKVVWEIIPGSLTIDAAYERYAMNGRDGVTSRSAYADADVFTTGIQYSW, encoded by the coding sequence ATGAGCCATCACCCCGCAAGGAGCTCCTTCGACCGCATACTTCCAACAATGGTCCTGCTGGGGCTTTGTGCTCCTCGGAGCGGACGCACGGAAAGTTTCATGCGCTACAAGTTTCAGTCGTGGCAGGAGGATGCAGGCAGGATCCGCGTTGATGCGCATTACGGCATGGTGGAGTCGGACCTGCCGCGGGAAGTCAGGCTCAAGCTGGTCGGATTGGTGGATGCCATTGCGGGTGCGACACCCACCGGGCAGCCGCTTCAGCCGGGCGCCACGCAGGTGCCGCTCACGCAGTTGACGGACAGGCGCAAGGCGTGGTCCGCAGACATGTCGCGCCAATTCGATCGGACCAACGTCGCGCTGACTTATGCGCAGAGTCGGGAGAGTGACTACCTGTCGAAGGCGTGGGCGGTGAATTCACTCTCGGACTTCAATCAGAAGAACACGACCCTCCTCGTCGGATTTGCCCTGGCGGATGATGATGTGACCGCCCGCACGCTCGGCGCGCCGCGACGGAAGAAGAGCAGGGATTTCATTGTCGGCGTCGCCCAGTTGCTCAGCGCGCGCGCATCGCTCACGATCAATCTGACCCATGGCGTCGTCGACGGCTATCAATCCGATCCCTACAAGGTCATTCAGAAGAACACCGAAGTGGTGCCCGGACTGTTTCTGCCCCTGACATACGCTGAAAATCGGCCGACCGAACGCGACAAATGGATCGGCTTCGCCTCGATGAACCTTGCCTTTCGAAATATTGAAGGTGCCGTTGAGGCGAGTTACCGCATCTTCCATGACGATTGGGGGACCACCAGCCATACGCTGGGCTTGGAATGGTTCCAGACCGTGCGCACCGGACTGACAGTTCGCCCCATGCTGCGTCTCTACCGACAGTCCGCTGCGGATTTCTACCGACTGTCGCTCGATGGATCATCGATCACTCCGGGTCCTTCCGCAGAGGGACATGCGCCTTATTTTTCGGCCGACTACCGGCTCTCGGAAATGGACACCTGGACGGCCGGGCTGAAAGTCGTCTGGGAAATCATTCCGGGGTCGTTGACCATTGATGCCGCCTATGAACGTTATGCGATGAATGGTCGTGATGGGGTCACGTCGAGGAGCGCCTATGCCGACGCAGACGTTTTTACGACCGGAATTCAGTATTCCTGGTAG
- a CDS encoding FAD:protein FMN transferase, which yields MLLATKQRDSLKPSATGPAGTLQTASWRALGTECSLQFVAPDTAIANAFIGAARQWVSQFESRYSRFIPGSELSRINAAAGREWVTIDEEMSRMLDLSGSLHFMTQGVLDVTSLPLLKLWDFRAAVPGIPSDAAIAEAKKRVGWAKVQRAPGRVFLPEPGMAIDFGGWGKEFAVDAVAQIGEAHGIKALLVDFGHDLRALGLPPGKPAWHVGLENPAAPGSCWGSIAVTNRGVASSGDYVRGFTHNGRRYGHIIDPRTGWPVSNGCQQVTVIAPTCLQAGVLSTAAFVLGAESGIRMIQETLGAEGCVVTSRGRHQTRGFFGYVVEN from the coding sequence ATGCTTCTCGCCACCAAACAACGCGACAGCCTGAAACCCAGTGCAACCGGACCGGCGGGCACATTACAGACAGCCTCGTGGCGGGCGCTTGGGACCGAATGCAGCCTTCAATTCGTCGCGCCTGACACGGCCATCGCGAACGCGTTCATCGGAGCGGCGCGGCAATGGGTCTCACAATTCGAGTCTCGCTATTCGCGGTTCATCCCTGGAAGTGAATTGAGCCGAATCAATGCCGCGGCCGGAAGAGAGTGGGTGACGATTGACGAGGAAATGTCGCGCATGCTGGATCTCAGCGGATCGCTGCATTTCATGACACAGGGTGTTCTCGATGTCACGAGCCTGCCGCTGCTCAAGCTTTGGGATTTCCGGGCTGCGGTGCCAGGCATCCCGTCTGACGCGGCCATAGCGGAAGCGAAGAAACGTGTCGGATGGGCAAAGGTGCAGCGCGCACCGGGAAGGGTGTTTCTGCCGGAACCGGGGATGGCGATCGATTTTGGGGGATGGGGAAAGGAGTTCGCCGTCGACGCAGTCGCGCAGATTGGCGAGGCCCACGGAATCAAGGCGCTGCTGGTGGACTTTGGCCATGACCTGCGGGCACTGGGGCTTCCGCCGGGAAAGCCTGCCTGGCATGTCGGGCTGGAGAACCCCGCCGCGCCGGGAAGCTGCTGGGGGAGCATCGCGGTGACGAATCGCGGCGTTGCCTCCTCGGGTGACTATGTCCGCGGCTTCACGCACAATGGCCGGCGTTACGGTCACATCATCGATCCTCGCACGGGCTGGCCGGTGTCGAACGGCTGCCAGCAGGTGACCGTGATCGCCCCCACCTGCCTGCAGGCGGGGGTGCTTTCGACGGCAGCCTTTGTGCTCGGAGCGGAATCGGGCATCCGCATGATTCAGGAAACGCTTGGTGCGGAAGGCTGCGTGGTGACTTCGCGCGGGCGCCACCAGACACGGGGTTTTTTCGGCTATGTGGTCGAGAATTGA
- a CDS encoding immunoglobulin domain-containing protein, which yields MINVLAWHRLRCLHIPVAILSLLLQRAPMLRLGISAESALSNSIAAILKGVFGAAALGSYHALAGATQLTTNPAPPVSGTVGVPLTVVFAFTGGSVSSGGSYEVKGQFPPGMTVTGLQGDLLNADFGELKGTPLTAGSYRLNIRGFSERNKKGVGGQITFPLDITIQAATATAPSFTTHPLSQSVIEGQGVVFSVAVTGTSPVAFQWTKDGVPLAGMTMATLTLSTTTLGSAGAYRVTATNGAGSVTSNAATLTVTPAVAAPVLVKQPVSQTILTGGTVVFEVGTTGSNLAYQWARNSQPIPGATSSQLLLKNASNAQEGDYTATVSNSGGQATSAPAHLTLVTSTTPGRLINLSVRSFAGIGGQTLTAGFVLAGSGNGSMVIRGVGPTLAQFNVPDVLSDPQLVLFNSDQTPIQSNDNWSGSDGREVGGFVLPTGSKDAVLNVSVAPGGYTAQVVGTAGAVGEAMAEVYEQPGPPDAPRFINLSARTQLDAGRTLIAGFVIGGNTNRTVVVRAVGPGLDDFQVPGTLADPRLGLFREGTLVAENDDWLGGSVLIDAMASVAAFPLKSATSKDSALVITLPPGAYTANITGPAGISGVVLVEVYLMP from the coding sequence ATGATCAACGTCCTCGCCTGGCATCGGTTGCGGTGTCTGCACATTCCCGTGGCGATTCTGTCGCTCCTGCTGCAGCGCGCGCCAATGCTTCGGCTTGGAATCAGTGCGGAGTCGGCTCTCTCCAACTCGATCGCGGCGATTCTCAAGGGGGTGTTTGGCGCCGCGGCACTTGGGTCGTATCATGCATTGGCCGGAGCAACGCAGCTTACGACAAACCCGGCTCCGCCGGTTTCCGGCACGGTCGGAGTTCCCCTCACGGTTGTCTTTGCCTTTACGGGGGGATCGGTGTCGAGCGGGGGCTCGTATGAGGTCAAGGGACAGTTTCCGCCCGGAATGACGGTCACAGGCCTGCAGGGAGATCTCCTGAACGCCGATTTTGGGGAGCTTAAAGGCACACCGCTGACCGCCGGCAGCTATCGACTGAACATCCGCGGCTTCTCCGAGAGGAACAAGAAGGGAGTCGGTGGACAGATCACTTTTCCTCTGGATATCACGATACAGGCGGCGACGGCCACGGCGCCGTCGTTCACAACCCATCCGCTCAGCCAGTCTGTAATCGAAGGGCAGGGTGTGGTATTTTCAGTCGCAGTCACCGGCACTTCGCCCGTCGCTTTTCAATGGACGAAGGATGGAGTGCCGCTCGCCGGAATGACAATGGCGACACTCACGTTGTCGACGACAACCCTGGGTTCGGCGGGGGCATACCGTGTGACCGCCACAAATGGTGCCGGCTCGGTGACCAGCAATGCCGCCACGCTGACGGTCACTCCGGCAGTGGCTGCGCCGGTGCTCGTCAAGCAGCCCGTTTCGCAGACAATTTTGACAGGAGGGACCGTGGTGTTTGAGGTTGGCACAACCGGGTCCAACCTTGCCTATCAATGGGCTCGCAACAGCCAGCCCATTCCCGGCGCAACGTCATCCCAATTGCTGCTGAAAAATGCGTCCAATGCGCAGGAAGGCGACTACACGGCGACAGTCAGCAACTCCGGCGGCCAGGCAACCAGTGCGCCGGCTCACCTGACCCTGGTGACATCCACAACTCCCGGTCGGTTGATCAACCTTTCCGTGCGATCCTTCGCGGGCATAGGTGGCCAGACACTGACCGCCGGGTTTGTCCTGGCCGGCTCTGGCAATGGATCCATGGTGATTCGCGGAGTCGGACCGACGCTTGCACAATTCAATGTGCCTGATGTCTTGTCGGACCCCCAACTGGTTCTCTTCAATTCGGATCAAACGCCGATTCAATCGAATGACAACTGGAGTGGGTCGGACGGTCGCGAGGTGGGCGGATTTGTCCTTCCCACCGGCAGCAAGGATGCGGTGCTGAACGTTTCAGTTGCGCCTGGAGGATACACCGCTCAAGTGGTTGGGACAGCGGGTGCGGTGGGGGAAGCCATGGCCGAAGTCTATGAACAACCCGGACCGCCGGATGCGCCGAGATTCATCAATCTGTCTGCCCGGACGCAACTCGACGCCGGCCGCACCTTGATTGCGGGTTTTGTCATTGGTGGAAACACGAACCGAACCGTGGTGGTGCGTGCGGTGGGCCCTGGGCTCGATGACTTTCAAGTGCCGGGAACACTTGCCGATCCTCGATTGGGATTGTTTCGGGAAGGCACCTTGGTTGCTGAGAATGACGACTGGCTGGGCGGCAGTGTGCTGATCGATGCCATGGCGTCAGTGGCTGCGTTTCCGCTGAAATCAGCCACAAGCAAGGACTCCGCTCTTGTCATCACTCTGCCACCCGGTGCCTATACCGCCAATATCACCGGACCGGCGGGAATTTCTGGCGTCGTGCTGGTCGAAGTTTACCTCATGCCCTGA
- a CDS encoding tetratricopeptide repeat protein has translation MPVSGAALILFAMGAATLIGQESDFEKARTLYQDQHYAEAQPIFERITSADPRNATAFYFLGALALRRNELPEAVRRLEMATRLDPASALYQAELGDAYGASALQAGWISSVSLARKSQSAYQRAVKLEPANITHRLRLMNFYVHAPRLAGGGIEKAYDVAEAIRSRDPLQGGLAIITLHLGQKRWPQAFAEIDALQPAHSEKPEFNYLLARLAAASGQQLDRGEAALLFFLSHPAPAGIATKAKAHALLGEIREKIGNRSGALAAYRAAVELDSNFLTARQGIERLQGAR, from the coding sequence ATGCCTGTGTCCGGCGCAGCCTTGATCCTGTTCGCGATGGGGGCTGCCACGCTCATCGGACAGGAGTCGGATTTTGAAAAGGCGCGCACCTTGTATCAGGATCAACACTACGCGGAGGCCCAGCCGATTTTCGAAAGGATCACCTCCGCCGATCCGCGAAATGCCACGGCGTTCTACTTTCTCGGAGCCCTTGCGCTCCGGCGCAATGAGCTTCCCGAGGCCGTCAGGCGCCTTGAGATGGCAACCCGGCTGGATCCGGCATCCGCACTTTATCAAGCCGAGCTTGGCGACGCCTATGGCGCATCCGCGCTTCAAGCCGGCTGGATCTCCAGCGTAAGCCTCGCCAGGAAATCACAGTCGGCCTATCAGCGGGCCGTGAAGCTTGAGCCGGCAAACATCACTCATCGGCTCCGGCTGATGAACTTTTACGTCCACGCCCCCCGCCTCGCGGGCGGCGGCATCGAAAAAGCCTATGACGTGGCCGAGGCCATCCGCAGCCGCGACCCCCTGCAGGGGGGGCTCGCCATCATCACGCTTCATCTCGGCCAGAAACGCTGGCCGCAGGCGTTTGCGGAAATCGACGCCCTGCAGCCAGCCCACTCGGAGAAACCCGAGTTCAACTACCTGCTTGCGCGCCTGGCTGCGGCTTCCGGGCAGCAGCTCGATCGGGGCGAGGCCGCGCTTCTCTTTTTTCTGTCACACCCGGCCCCGGCCGGAATCGCCACCAAGGCCAAGGCCCATGCCCTGCTCGGTGAAATCCGGGAAAAGATTGGAAATCGTTCCGGTGCACTGGCCGCCTACCGCGCGGCAGTCGAATTGGACTCAAACTTTCTCACGGCGCGCCAAGGCATCGAACGTTTGCAGGGGGCAAGGTAG
- the radC gene encoding DNA repair protein RadC, producing MEFVASPNRLQETASHERPQERLMNLGPAALADTELLAMLVRNGTRGQDVMTLASRLIQASGSLAGLVTWRESDFRRHKGIGRVKALQLVATMEIARRVMGQPSIQEPMLDQAESVAAYMAPIAAGLEVEKFWVLCLNRKGRLIRRVEVTSGTASSTLVHPREVFREAIREAASGIICVHNHPSGDPSPSSQDIRITRSLRDAAGAVEISLLDHVILGRPEADPQRRGHYSFRTAGIL from the coding sequence ATGGAGTTCGTCGCCTCACCCAACCGCCTTCAGGAAACCGCCAGCCACGAGCGTCCTCAGGAACGTCTCATGAACCTTGGGCCCGCCGCCCTGGCCGACACCGAACTGCTGGCCATGCTCGTCAGAAATGGCACCCGAGGACAGGATGTGATGACACTCGCGTCGCGACTGATCCAGGCATCGGGCTCCCTCGCCGGACTGGTCACCTGGAGAGAGTCCGATTTCCGGCGGCACAAGGGCATAGGCCGCGTCAAGGCTCTTCAGTTGGTGGCCACCATGGAGATTGCGCGACGAGTCATGGGGCAGCCTTCGATCCAGGAGCCGATGCTCGATCAGGCTGAAAGCGTCGCCGCCTACATGGCTCCCATTGCCGCCGGACTCGAGGTCGAGAAATTCTGGGTCCTCTGCCTGAACCGAAAGGGACGCCTCATACGCCGGGTCGAGGTGACCTCCGGCACCGCATCGAGCACTCTTGTGCACCCGCGCGAGGTGTTCCGGGAGGCAATCCGCGAGGCGGCCTCCGGAATCATCTGCGTGCACAACCACCCGAGCGGAGACCCCAGTCCGAGCTCCCAGGACATTCGCATCACCCGTTCGCTGCGCGATGCCGCGGGTGCTGTGGAGATTTCCCTGCTTGATCATGTCATCCTGGGACGCCCCGAGGCGGATCCGCAGCGGCGCGGCCACTACAGTTTTCGCACGGCTGGAATACTTTGA
- a CDS encoding ThuA domain-containing protein produces MPHTRSMPALRIVVWGENVHEHRNPAVARIYPKGMHHAIAAGLRDQLASASVSTATLQEPEHGLSAERLEQTDVLTWWGHLAHGDVSDAVVDRIQQRVLEGMGLIVLHSGHCSKIFRRLMGTSCMLTWREAGERERLWVCNPGHPIVDGLGASFELPEEEMYGEPFGVPAPEEQIFISWFEGGEVFRSGCTWRRGNGKIFYFRPGHETYPTYHDANVRRVIANAVAWAAPQGMWADVAKGINAVRHIEPIKGRHWVPPPEAPA; encoded by the coding sequence TTGCCTCATACCCGGAGCATGCCTGCGCTACGCATCGTTGTCTGGGGGGAGAATGTTCATGAACATCGCAACCCGGCAGTTGCCCGGATATACCCGAAGGGGATGCATCACGCAATCGCCGCCGGGCTTCGGGATCAGCTTGCTTCGGCGAGCGTATCGACGGCCACGCTCCAGGAGCCGGAGCACGGCCTTTCTGCGGAGCGCCTGGAGCAGACGGATGTATTGACCTGGTGGGGGCATCTCGCGCATGGCGACGTGAGCGATGCCGTGGTGGACAGGATTCAGCAACGGGTCTTGGAGGGCATGGGCCTCATCGTTCTGCATTCCGGACACTGCTCAAAGATCTTTCGCCGGTTGATGGGCACGTCCTGCATGCTGACCTGGCGGGAGGCGGGGGAGCGCGAACGCCTGTGGGTGTGCAATCCGGGGCATCCCATTGTTGACGGACTCGGGGCGAGTTTTGAGCTTCCGGAGGAGGAAATGTACGGCGAACCCTTCGGGGTGCCGGCGCCGGAGGAGCAGATATTCATCTCCTGGTTTGAAGGCGGGGAGGTCTTCCGCAGCGGCTGCACCTGGCGGCGGGGCAATGGCAAAATCTTCTACTTTCGCCCGGGGCACGAAACGTATCCAACTTACCATGACGCGAACGTCCGGCGGGTGATCGCCAACGCCGTCGCCTGGGCCGCGCCGCAAGGGATGTGGGCGGATGTGGCCAAAGGAATCAATGCGGTCCGCCACATTGAACCCATCAAGGGAAGGCACTGGGTGCCCCCGCCAGAAGCACCGGCTTGA
- a CDS encoding MFS transporter, producing MTEQPQPWWRLLTREHWFVFTIASLAWFFDCLDQQLFNLARDGAMEQLMPTKAMAIEYAPYTTSVFLVGWAIGGLFFGALGDRFGRARILTFSVLLYSISTGLNALSTGFVDFCVYRFLTGTGVGGVFGLAVALVADTVHDKARAPALGLLQSLSTVGNITAGLIGMGVGLLALRELLPFGLKGWQLMFLIGATPAFLCVFIMAGLKEPKKWVDAKAAGAKTGVKFGSYKVLLTHPRWKRHAWAGLALCSAGIIGLWGVGNFHPKIVRTIVETHLAAQNLSPEKLASEKTFWASMGLLLQNIGAFIGMMTLAKVAQVRGRKFAFAVSLIIAFASTILVFKGMREFSHIFWMIPLMGFGQLSVFAVYAIYLPELFPTSLRSTGTSFCYNVGRLIAATAPFTVGQLTRSLGGNIEGFRTAGMIVSVVLLLGLLVLPLLPETKDQPLPEE from the coding sequence ATGACTGAACAACCCCAACCCTGGTGGCGGCTTCTCACTCGCGAACATTGGTTCGTTTTCACAATCGCATCTCTCGCGTGGTTTTTTGACTGCCTTGATCAGCAGCTCTTCAACCTGGCCCGCGACGGCGCCATGGAGCAGCTCATGCCCACAAAGGCCATGGCGATTGAATACGCACCCTACACCACCTCGGTGTTCCTGGTTGGCTGGGCGATCGGGGGCTTGTTCTTCGGTGCGCTTGGCGATCGTTTCGGACGCGCCCGCATCCTGACCTTTTCCGTGCTGCTCTACTCCATCAGCACGGGTTTGAACGCCCTGTCGACAGGCTTCGTCGATTTCTGCGTCTACCGTTTCCTTACTGGCACAGGCGTCGGCGGCGTCTTCGGACTGGCTGTTGCGCTGGTCGCCGACACCGTTCACGACAAGGCGCGCGCACCGGCTCTCGGGCTGCTGCAGTCGCTCTCCACGGTGGGAAACATCACCGCCGGCCTCATCGGCATGGGCGTTGGTTTGCTCGCACTGCGCGAACTGCTTCCCTTCGGTCTCAAAGGCTGGCAGTTGATGTTCCTCATTGGCGCAACTCCGGCGTTTCTATGCGTCTTCATCATGGCGGGATTGAAAGAGCCCAAGAAATGGGTCGATGCAAAGGCGGCGGGCGCAAAAACCGGGGTCAAGTTCGGATCCTACAAGGTCCTGCTCACCCACCCGCGCTGGAAGCGTCACGCTTGGGCGGGCCTCGCTCTTTGCAGCGCCGGCATCATCGGCCTCTGGGGAGTGGGCAATTTTCATCCCAAGATAGTTCGAACGATCGTTGAAACCCACCTGGCCGCGCAGAACCTTTCCCCCGAGAAGCTCGCCAGTGAAAAGACATTCTGGGCGTCCATGGGACTGCTGCTCCAGAACATCGGTGCGTTCATCGGCATGATGACTCTGGCCAAGGTGGCCCAGGTTCGGGGCCGCAAGTTCGCCTTCGCGGTCTCGCTCATCATCGCCTTTGCATCGACCATCCTCGTGTTCAAGGGCATGCGCGAATTCAGCCACATTTTCTGGATGATTCCGCTGATGGGTTTCGGGCAGTTGTCGGTGTTCGCGGTTTACGCGATCTACCTCCCCGAACTTTTCCCCACGAGCCTGCGAAGCACGGGCACCAGTTTCTGCTACAATGTCGGCCGGCTGATAGCCGCCACGGCGCCGTTCACCGTCGGGCAGCTCACGCGAAGTCTGGGCGGAAACATCGAGGGTTTCCGCACCGCGGGCATGATCGTCTCGGTGGTGCTGCTGCTCGGCCTGCTGGTTCTGCCGCTGCTGCCGGAGACCAAGGACCAGCCGCTGCCGGAAGAATAG
- a CDS encoding Gfo/Idh/MocA family oxidoreductase, which produces MSRASHRTLGFGIIGAGMIADFHARAIKDAPNCRLVGVCGRSADRTAEFARRHAAHFSTTDPAALFARSDIDVVCIVTPSGAHLEPALEAARAGKHIVMEKPLEVSLARIDTMLEAVRKAGVVLMPIFQARTGANAMRMKGALDSGRFGRLVLASAYVKWHRSASYYRDSWHGTLKLDGGGALINQAIHGIDLLQWFAGVPAEVFSWNTRRVHTGIEGEDTAVGALRFPCGALGSIEATTAAHPGWARRIEICGEGGSAVLEDDCLVRWDFREPRDGDDAILAARPDPSMRSGAGAPDQMSHEGHLRQITNLADHLRFGTALDVDGPEARKAVAIIQALYRSAESGRSIRVDA; this is translated from the coding sequence ATGTCACGCGCATCCCATCGCACGCTTGGATTCGGCATCATCGGCGCAGGAATGATCGCCGACTTCCATGCACGGGCCATCAAGGACGCCCCCAACTGCCGGCTCGTCGGGGTTTGCGGTCGTTCTGCGGATCGCACGGCAGAATTTGCGCGACGCCACGCCGCCCACTTTTCAACAACCGACCCCGCTGCACTGTTCGCCCGCTCCGACATTGATGTCGTCTGCATCGTCACTCCAAGCGGCGCGCACCTGGAGCCTGCGCTGGAGGCCGCAAGGGCGGGCAAGCACATTGTCATGGAGAAACCGCTTGAGGTGTCGCTCGCACGCATCGACACGATGCTCGAAGCGGTCCGAAAGGCGGGCGTGGTGTTGATGCCCATCTTCCAGGCGCGCACCGGCGCGAACGCGATGCGCATGAAAGGCGCCCTGGATTCCGGCCGGTTTGGAAGGCTCGTTCTCGCCAGCGCCTACGTCAAATGGCATCGCTCCGCATCCTACTACAGGGACAGCTGGCACGGCACCCTCAAGCTCGATGGCGGCGGAGCCCTCATCAATCAGGCGATTCACGGCATTGATTTGCTGCAATGGTTTGCCGGCGTGCCCGCCGAGGTTTTTTCATGGAACACGCGTCGCGTGCACACGGGTATCGAAGGGGAGGACACTGCAGTCGGCGCACTGCGGTTTCCCTGCGGTGCGCTGGGGTCGATTGAGGCGACGACGGCAGCACATCCGGGATGGGCGCGCCGCATCGAAATCTGCGGCGAAGGCGGCTCCGCGGTGCTCGAGGACGACTGCCTCGTGCGCTGGGATTTCCGCGAACCTCGCGACGGTGACGATGCAATTCTTGCCGCGCGCCCGGATCCCTCCATGCGCTCCGGCGCCGGCGCACCGGATCAGATGTCCCACGAGGGACACCTTCGCCAGATCACCAATCTCGCGGATCACCTTCGCTTCGGAACGGCATTGGATGTGGATGGACCCGAGGCCCGAAAGGCAGTCGCGATCATCCAGGCCCTCTATCGCTCCGCAGAATCTGGTCGCTCCATCCGAGTCGATGCCTGA
- a CDS encoding GatB/YqeY domain-containing protein, with the protein MSTQYERLRADIVAAMKARDSRTAVILRTSDAAIQRASMDLGKPIDDALVTATLRKAVKNLTDARVEFEKGGRADLADANTAEIRILEKYLPQGLDPAKVDALIADAIRTTGAQSKKEMGKVIAALKQLPEAGSIDFGAVSRQIQAKLT; encoded by the coding sequence ATGTCGACCCAATATGAAAGGCTCCGCGCCGACATTGTCGCCGCGATGAAAGCCCGCGACTCCAGGACGGCGGTGATACTCCGCACAAGCGACGCTGCCATTCAGCGCGCATCGATGGATCTGGGCAAACCGATTGACGATGCGCTTGTGACTGCGACCCTGCGAAAGGCGGTCAAGAACCTGACCGATGCTCGGGTAGAATTTGAAAAGGGTGGCCGGGCGGACCTTGCGGATGCCAACACCGCCGAAATCCGCATCCTCGAAAAGTACCTCCCCCAGGGCTTGGATCCCGCCAAAGTCGATGCGCTCATAGCTGACGCAATCCGAACGACGGGCGCACAGTCGAAGAAGGAAATGGGCAAGGTCATTGCGGCTCTCAAGCAGTTACCCGAAGCAGGGAGCATCGATTTCGGAGCGGTCAGCAGACAGATACAAGCGAAACTGACCTGA